A single window of Carassius auratus strain Wakin chromosome 9, ASM336829v1, whole genome shotgun sequence DNA harbors:
- the LOC113108086 gene encoding oocyte zinc finger protein XlCOF19-like, which produces MSHSSKPRSHPCGLCDKSFAQISMLTRHQQLHTSRLVLHKRSHAAEKPHTCRLCSKTFISLAHLALHLRSHSGERKYKCSACSKMFMQSSQLMRHKTIHTGEKPFKCPDCNKCFGCASHLKTHRRLHTGEKPFKCTQYERAFTQKAGLIIHLRLHTGERPFKCEKCGKAFRTSAHLLNHQALELGEGRYNSATCNKGFRSVSMLKQHEKSHQGSGMLCCSVCSGAFAHSSYLQLKLHLQNGEQLFHCKVCNTIFVKMSTFEKHCRKHQTEMDGCEDREVKEEDDPPFELHTAVSPTPSTSEVNTRSKTRAKIKSTTESS; this is translated from the coding sequence ATGTCTCACTCTTCCAAGCCTCGATCCCATCCTTGTGGCCTTTGCGACAAATCTTTTGCCCAGATATCCATGCTCACCAGACACCAGCAGCTGCACACCTCTCGCCTGGTTCTACATAAACGCTCCCATGCTGCGGAGAAGCCTCATACCTGCCGGCTTTGCTCCAAGACCTTCATCTCGTTGGCTCACCTTGCCTTGCACCTGCGCTCTCACAGCGGAGAGAGGAAGTACAAATGCAGTGCATGTTCCAAAATGTTCATGCAATCGTCCCAGCTTATGCGCCACAAGACCATCCACACTGGTGAGAAACCCTTCAAATGCCCAGATTGCAATAAGTGCTTCGGCTGTGCCTCACACCTGAAAACCCACCGTAGGCTCCACACTGGTGAAAAACCCTTCAAATGCACACAGTATGAAAGGGCTTTTACGCAAAAGGCCGGACTTATTATACACTTGCGCTTGCACACAGGTGAGCGCCCTTTTAAGTGTGAGAAATGTGGCAAGGCCTTCCGCACGTCAGCCCACCTGCTTAACCATCAGGCTCTGGAGCTGGGAGAGGGAAGATACAACAGTGCCACGTGCAACAAGGGCTTCAGGTCAGTGTCCATGCTAAAACAACACGAGAAAAGCCACCAGGGCAGCGGGATGCTGTGTTGTAGCGTGTGCTCGGGGGCCTTCGCTCATTCCTCCTATCTGCAGCTCAAACTGCACTTGCAAAACGGAGAGCAGCTTTTCCATTGCAAGGTGTGCAACACAATCTTTGTGAAGATGTCCACTTTTGAGAAACACTGCAGAAAACATCAGACAGAGATGGACGGATGTGAGGACAGGGAAGTAAAAGAGGAAGACGATCCCCCATTTGAGCTGCATACTGCTGTGTCCCCAACGCCTTCGACGTCAGAAGTCAACACACGCTCCAAAACAAGAGCCAAAATTAAGAGTACAACCGAAAGCTCTTAA